One Euphorbia lathyris chromosome 1, ddEupLath1.1, whole genome shotgun sequence DNA segment encodes these proteins:
- the LOC136221025 gene encoding uncharacterized protein isoform X5 — protein sequence MERNPNSFRKEQSDVRKQFEYNAREPEPGREAFQPAPHAVFLDHTSSRNTNTRPPDVNVPQVKPVHNYSIQTGEEFAFEFMRDRVSNKKPLIPNALGDPIQAGVYMELKGALDAVRTGSAGEPAKNPKGAERTNLFPYEQTSNYNLVHSAPPISTQHENPEVVRGSMSSVASGSSSSKMKVLCSFGGTILHRPGDGKLRYVGGETHIIRISRDILWNELKQRTLAIYRQPHVIKYQLPGEDLDALVSVSCDEDLRNMMEEWNEEDDSRGSKKLRMFLSSMDDLEDAQFNMGSMESDSNIQYVVAVNGMDFGSRRNSMLHALATSSANNLNELDGPNIDRETSRPATLSVGVSSSPLTSTFQTAQPIAPNSSNSQLYHGQMMEDMGNQQFQPQYHHDSSNYSPSEEIPYPTSLNGHQKGGLKEQSGIQVQNKQILINELKPKPDGSFQHEIHFVKSHPLDKAYDISVDEVPIATAAHEDLHSLPSKNGEKCQESEDVSSSVDAINLLQVPKCCEDDKFSISSSTLDLDSGDSVSNLIDLSYLEPSVPQRIYYSERIPRDQVELMNRSSKSDDSHGVQFLISHSHSDVSEQKSITESVVKVSQTNLAPNTEHAVQTAKPLHVDPQPIIQKNKDFADVVSQMNKTLPDSQDVLQSGFKLAVPNGSNSSASRDAVLKAGHDYNTGGHKKLQMEEMGETSSGNSAVSQAPFHMHHMDPGSETLEPRLDELTATKQSGISIDLNDRFSSDFLSEIFSREITTEDSSGVSPVHGDGAGMSVMMENHEPKHWSYFQKLAKQEFIQKGLSLIDQDPLGTPSFLAKVKEGDQKPYDFAGLTTEGPGLQSSQVNFGDDNNRKNLADATVISDFNHSQIKDSESMQFGVMMENLRPPESHAEGGKQENRKVGLPLMDPSLLDVDICDLQQIIKNDDLEELRELGSGTFGTVYHGKWRGSDVAIKRLKKICFTGRSSEQERLTVEFWREAEILSKLHHPNVLAFYGVVQDGPGGTLATVAEYMVDGSLRHVLLKKDRYLDRRKRLLIAMDAAFGMEYLHSKNIVHFDLKCDNLLVNLKDPQRPICKVGDFGLSKIKRNTLVSGGVRGTLPWMAPELLNGGSNKVSDKVDVFSFGIVLWEILTGEEPYANMHYGAIIGGIVNNSLRPTIPKFCDPEWKRLMEQCWSPNPAARPSFTEIAGRLRIMSTAAAAAASQTKGHTHKTPKQ from the exons ATGGAGAGAAATCCAAACAGTTTTAGAAAGGAACAGTCAGATGTGCGTAAACAATTTGAATATAATGCCAGGGAACCTGAACCTGGACGTGAAGCATTCCAGCCTGCTCCTCATGCAGTTTTTCTGGACCATACAAGTAGCAGAAACACTAATACGAGACCTCCTGACGTAAATGTACCACAAGTTAAACCTGTCCATAATTACTCCATACAGACAGGCGAGGAGTTTGCTTTTGAATTTATGCGTGATCGAGTTAGTAATAAGAAGCCTCTCATCCCAAATGCTCTAGGTGATCCCATTCAAGCTGGTGTTTATATGGAACTAAAAGGTGCATTGGATGCTGTCCGTACTGGGTCTGCAGGTGAGCCAGCGAAAAATCCAAAAGGTGCTGAGAGAACAAATTTATTTCCGTATGAACAGACAAGCAATTACAATTTAGTTCATTCAGCACCACCAATTTCAACACAACATGAAAATCCAGAAGTTGTTCGTGGTTCTATGTCCTCAGTGGCATCAGGTAGCTCGTCGTCGAAGATGAAGGTTCTCTGTAGCTTTGGTGGCACAATACTACATCGTCCTGGTGATGGGAAACTCAGATATGTTGGAGGTGAGACCCACATTATACGTATATCAAGGGACATTCTATGGAATGAGCTTAAGCAGAGAACATTAGCAATTTATAGGCAACCTCATGTAATAAAATATCAGCTTCCTGGAGAAGATCTCGATGCCTTGGTTTCTGTTTCATGTGATGAGGATCTGCGGAATATGATGGAGGAATGGAATGAAGAGGATGATAGTAGAGGATCAAAAAAACTTAGAATGTTTCTGTCCTCCATGGATGACCTGGAGGATGCTCAATTTAACATGGGAAGCATGGAATCTGATTCCAACATTCAGTATGTTGTTGCTGTTAATGGCATGGACTTCGGATCCAGAAGAAACTCGATGCTACATGCTCTGGCAACCTCTTCTGCAAACAATTTAAATGAGCTAGATGGACCAAATATTGACAGGGAGACAAGTAGGCCAGCAACTTTATCTGTTGGAGTCAGTTCTTCACCTTTGACTAGCACTTTTCAAACTGCTCAGCCAATTGCTCCAAATTCTTCCAATTCACAGCTTTATCATGGGCAGATGATGGAGGATATGGGAAATCAGCAATTTCAGCCACAGTATCACCATGATTCTTCTAATTATTCCCCATCTGAAGAAATTCCTTACCCAACCTCTCTTAATGGGCATCAAAAAGGAGGTCTAAAGGAACAGTCAGGTATTCAAGTGCAGAATAAGCAGATATTGATAAATGAGTTGAAACCAAAGCCTGATGGTTCATTTCAGCATGAGATTCACTTTGTGAAATCTCATCCCTTGGATAAGGCTTATGATATTTCAGTTGATGAAGTACCCATTGCAACTGCTGCTCATGAAGATCTTCATTCCCTGCCCTCAAAAAACGGGGAGAAGTGCCAGGAATCAGAAGATGTCTCTTCCTCTGTAGATGCTATTAATCTGTTACAGGTTCCAAAATGTTGTGAAGATGATAAATTTTCCATTTCAAGCAGTACATTGGACCTGGATTCTGGTGATTCTGTTTCTAATTTGATAGACCTGAGCTATCTTGAACCATCTGTACCTCAGAGAATTTATTACTCCGAAAGAATACCTAGGGATCAAGTAGAGCTGATGAATAGGTCATCAAAGTCTGATGATTCGCATGGTGTCCAGTTTCTTATTTCTCATTCGCACTCTGATGTTTCTGAACAGAAGTCAATTACAGAATCAGTTGTAAAAGTTAGTCAAACTAAtcttgcacctaatactgaacATGCAGTGCAAACTGCAAAACCATTGCATGTAGACCCTCAACCCATCATCCAGAAGAATAAAGATTTCGCAGATGTAGTTTCTCAGATGAATAAGACACTTCCTGATTCTCAAGATGTTCTGCAGAGTGGATTCAAGCTTGCAGTTCCAAATGGTTCCAATAGCTCTGCAAGCCGAGATGCTGTTCTTAAGGCTGGGCATGATTACAATACGGGTGGCCATAAGAAACTCCAGATGGAAGAAATGGGTGAAACTAGTTCTGGAAATTCTGCTGTATCCCAAGCGCCTTTTCACATGCACCATATGGATCCTGGCTCTGAAACCCTAGAGCCTAGACTGGACGAGTTAACTG CAACAAAGCAGTCAGGCATCAGTATAGATCTCAATGACAGATTCTCCAGTGATTTTCTTTCTGAAATATTCTCTAGAGAGATAACTACCGAGGATAGCTCTGGTGTTAGCCCAGTTCACGGGGATGGAGCTGGGATGAGCGTTATGATGGAAAATCATGAGCCTAAGCATTGGTCATATTTTCAGAAATTGGCAAAGCAAGAATTTATCCAGAAAGGTCTCTCTCTTATTGACCAGGATCCTCTTGGCACTCCATCTTTTCTTGCAAAAGTCAAAGAAGGAGATCAGAAGCCTTATGATTTTGCAGGTTTGACAACAGAGGGACCAGGCCTTCAATCATCCCAAGTTAATTTTGGTGATGACAACAATAGAAAAAATTTAGCAGATGCCACAGTTATTTCTGATTTTAATCATTCCCAAATCAAGGACAGTGAATCGATGCAGTTTGGTGTGATGATGGAGAACCTAAGACCTCCGGAATCACACGCTGAG GGTGGGAAGCAAGAAAATAGGAAGGTTGGTCTGCCTCTAATGGATCCCTCTCTGCTAGATGTTGACATCTGTGATTTGCAG CAGATAATTAAAAATGATGATCTTGAAGAGCTGAGAGAACTGGGTTCTGGCACTTTTGGAACTGTTTATCATGGAAAATGGAGGGGATCAGATGTTGCAATTAAGAGGCTAAAGAAGATCTGTTTCACGGGTCGATCATCAGAGCAAGAGAGACTG ACTGTCGAATTTTGGCGGGAAGCTGAAATCCTTTCAAAGCTTCATCATCCCAATGTGCTAGCATTTTATGGTGTGGTGCAAGATGGACCTGGGGGAACATTAGCTACTGTGGCCGAGTACATGGTTGATGGTTCTCTTAGGCATGTGTTACTGAAGAAGGATAG GTATCTAGATCGTCGCAAGAGACTTCTAATAGCTATGGATGCTGCTTTTGGAATGGAATATCTGCACTCGAAGAATATTGTGCATTTTGATTTGAAATGTGACAACCTGCTTGTCAACTTGAAAGATCCCCAAAGACCAATCTGCAAG GTTGGTGATTTTGGCCTGTCAAAAATTAAACGAAACACTTTGGTTTCTGGAGGTGTGCGTGGGACTCTCCCATGGATGGCACCAGAACTGCTAAATGGTGGCAGCAACAAGGTCTCAGATAAG GTTGATGTTTTCTCCTTCGGGATCGTCCTATGGGAGATTCTCACTGGTGAGGAGCCATACGCCAACATGCATTATGGTGCAATCATAG GTGGAATTGTAAATAACAGTTTGAGACCAACCATTCCAAAATTCTGTGACCCAGAATGGAAAAGACTAATGGAGCAGTGTTGGTCCCCTAATCCAGCAGCCAGGCCTTCCTTCACAGAAATCGCTGGTCGTTTGCGCATAATGTCAActgcagcagcagcagcagccaGCCAAACCAAAGGCCATACACACAAGACACCAAAGCAATAA
- the LOC136221025 gene encoding uncharacterized protein isoform X4, whose protein sequence is MERNPNSFRKEQSDVRKQFEYNAREPEPGREAFQPAPHAVFLDHTSSRNTNTRPPDVNVPQVKPVHNYSIQTGEEFAFEFMRDRVSNKKPLIPNALGDPIQAGVYMELKGALDAVRTGSAGEPAKNPKGAERTNLFPYEQTSNYNLVHSAPPISTQHENPEVVRGSMSSVASGSSSSKMKVLCSFGGTILHRPGDGKLRYVGGETHIIRISRDILWNELKQRTLAIYRQPHVIKYQLPGEDLDALVSVSCDEDLRNMMEEWNEEDDSRGSKKLRMFLSSMDDLEDAQFNMGSMESDSNIQYVVAVNGMDFGSRRNSMLHALATSSANNLNELDGPNIDRETSRPATLSVGVSSSPLTSTFQTAQPIAPNSSNSQLYHGQMMEDMGNQQFQPQYHHDSSNYSPSEEIPYPTSLNGHQKGGLKEQSGIQVQNKQILINELKPKPDGSFQHEIHFVKSHPLDKAYDISVDEVPIATAAHEDLHSLPSKNGEKCQESEDVSSSVDAINLLQVPKCCEDDKFSISSSTLDLDSGDSVSNLIDLSYLEPSVPQRIYYSERIPRDQVELMNRSSKSDDSHGVQFLISHSHSDVSEQKSITESVVKVSQTNLAPNTEHAVQTAKPLHVDPQPIIQKNKDFADVVSQMNKTLPDSQDVLQSGFKLAVPNGSNSSASRDAVLKAGHDYNTGGHKKLQMEEMGETSSGNSAVSQAPFHMHHMDPGSETLEPRLDELTGKSLFATKQSGISIDLNDRFSSDFLSEIFSREITTEDSSGVSPVHGDGAGMSVMMENHEPKHWSYFQKLAKQEFIQKGLSLIDQDPLGTPSFLAKVKEGDQKPYDFAGLTTEGPGLQSSQVNFGDDNNRKNLADATVISDFNHSQIKDSESMQFGVMMENLRPPESHAEGGKQENRKVGLPLMDPSLLDVDICDLQQIIKNDDLEELRELGSGTFGTVYHGKWRGSDVAIKRLKKICFTGRSSEQERLTVEFWREAEILSKLHHPNVLAFYGVVQDGPGGTLATVAEYMVDGSLRHVLLKKDRYLDRRKRLLIAMDAAFGMEYLHSKNIVHFDLKCDNLLVNLKDPQRPICKVGDFGLSKIKRNTLVSGGVRGTLPWMAPELLNGGSNKVSDKVDVFSFGIVLWEILTGEEPYANMHYGAIIGGIVNNSLRPTIPKFCDPEWKRLMEQCWSPNPAARPSFTEIAGRLRIMSTAAAAAASQTKGHTHKTPKQ, encoded by the exons ATGGAGAGAAATCCAAACAGTTTTAGAAAGGAACAGTCAGATGTGCGTAAACAATTTGAATATAATGCCAGGGAACCTGAACCTGGACGTGAAGCATTCCAGCCTGCTCCTCATGCAGTTTTTCTGGACCATACAAGTAGCAGAAACACTAATACGAGACCTCCTGACGTAAATGTACCACAAGTTAAACCTGTCCATAATTACTCCATACAGACAGGCGAGGAGTTTGCTTTTGAATTTATGCGTGATCGAGTTAGTAATAAGAAGCCTCTCATCCCAAATGCTCTAGGTGATCCCATTCAAGCTGGTGTTTATATGGAACTAAAAGGTGCATTGGATGCTGTCCGTACTGGGTCTGCAGGTGAGCCAGCGAAAAATCCAAAAGGTGCTGAGAGAACAAATTTATTTCCGTATGAACAGACAAGCAATTACAATTTAGTTCATTCAGCACCACCAATTTCAACACAACATGAAAATCCAGAAGTTGTTCGTGGTTCTATGTCCTCAGTGGCATCAGGTAGCTCGTCGTCGAAGATGAAGGTTCTCTGTAGCTTTGGTGGCACAATACTACATCGTCCTGGTGATGGGAAACTCAGATATGTTGGAGGTGAGACCCACATTATACGTATATCAAGGGACATTCTATGGAATGAGCTTAAGCAGAGAACATTAGCAATTTATAGGCAACCTCATGTAATAAAATATCAGCTTCCTGGAGAAGATCTCGATGCCTTGGTTTCTGTTTCATGTGATGAGGATCTGCGGAATATGATGGAGGAATGGAATGAAGAGGATGATAGTAGAGGATCAAAAAAACTTAGAATGTTTCTGTCCTCCATGGATGACCTGGAGGATGCTCAATTTAACATGGGAAGCATGGAATCTGATTCCAACATTCAGTATGTTGTTGCTGTTAATGGCATGGACTTCGGATCCAGAAGAAACTCGATGCTACATGCTCTGGCAACCTCTTCTGCAAACAATTTAAATGAGCTAGATGGACCAAATATTGACAGGGAGACAAGTAGGCCAGCAACTTTATCTGTTGGAGTCAGTTCTTCACCTTTGACTAGCACTTTTCAAACTGCTCAGCCAATTGCTCCAAATTCTTCCAATTCACAGCTTTATCATGGGCAGATGATGGAGGATATGGGAAATCAGCAATTTCAGCCACAGTATCACCATGATTCTTCTAATTATTCCCCATCTGAAGAAATTCCTTACCCAACCTCTCTTAATGGGCATCAAAAAGGAGGTCTAAAGGAACAGTCAGGTATTCAAGTGCAGAATAAGCAGATATTGATAAATGAGTTGAAACCAAAGCCTGATGGTTCATTTCAGCATGAGATTCACTTTGTGAAATCTCATCCCTTGGATAAGGCTTATGATATTTCAGTTGATGAAGTACCCATTGCAACTGCTGCTCATGAAGATCTTCATTCCCTGCCCTCAAAAAACGGGGAGAAGTGCCAGGAATCAGAAGATGTCTCTTCCTCTGTAGATGCTATTAATCTGTTACAGGTTCCAAAATGTTGTGAAGATGATAAATTTTCCATTTCAAGCAGTACATTGGACCTGGATTCTGGTGATTCTGTTTCTAATTTGATAGACCTGAGCTATCTTGAACCATCTGTACCTCAGAGAATTTATTACTCCGAAAGAATACCTAGGGATCAAGTAGAGCTGATGAATAGGTCATCAAAGTCTGATGATTCGCATGGTGTCCAGTTTCTTATTTCTCATTCGCACTCTGATGTTTCTGAACAGAAGTCAATTACAGAATCAGTTGTAAAAGTTAGTCAAACTAAtcttgcacctaatactgaacATGCAGTGCAAACTGCAAAACCATTGCATGTAGACCCTCAACCCATCATCCAGAAGAATAAAGATTTCGCAGATGTAGTTTCTCAGATGAATAAGACACTTCCTGATTCTCAAGATGTTCTGCAGAGTGGATTCAAGCTTGCAGTTCCAAATGGTTCCAATAGCTCTGCAAGCCGAGATGCTGTTCTTAAGGCTGGGCATGATTACAATACGGGTGGCCATAAGAAACTCCAGATGGAAGAAATGGGTGAAACTAGTTCTGGAAATTCTGCTGTATCCCAAGCGCCTTTTCACATGCACCATATGGATCCTGGCTCTGAAACCCTAGAGCCTAGACTGGACGAGTTAACTGGTAAGAGTCTGTTTG CAACAAAGCAGTCAGGCATCAGTATAGATCTCAATGACAGATTCTCCAGTGATTTTCTTTCTGAAATATTCTCTAGAGAGATAACTACCGAGGATAGCTCTGGTGTTAGCCCAGTTCACGGGGATGGAGCTGGGATGAGCGTTATGATGGAAAATCATGAGCCTAAGCATTGGTCATATTTTCAGAAATTGGCAAAGCAAGAATTTATCCAGAAAGGTCTCTCTCTTATTGACCAGGATCCTCTTGGCACTCCATCTTTTCTTGCAAAAGTCAAAGAAGGAGATCAGAAGCCTTATGATTTTGCAGGTTTGACAACAGAGGGACCAGGCCTTCAATCATCCCAAGTTAATTTTGGTGATGACAACAATAGAAAAAATTTAGCAGATGCCACAGTTATTTCTGATTTTAATCATTCCCAAATCAAGGACAGTGAATCGATGCAGTTTGGTGTGATGATGGAGAACCTAAGACCTCCGGAATCACACGCTGAG GGTGGGAAGCAAGAAAATAGGAAGGTTGGTCTGCCTCTAATGGATCCCTCTCTGCTAGATGTTGACATCTGTGATTTGCAG CAGATAATTAAAAATGATGATCTTGAAGAGCTGAGAGAACTGGGTTCTGGCACTTTTGGAACTGTTTATCATGGAAAATGGAGGGGATCAGATGTTGCAATTAAGAGGCTAAAGAAGATCTGTTTCACGGGTCGATCATCAGAGCAAGAGAGACTG ACTGTCGAATTTTGGCGGGAAGCTGAAATCCTTTCAAAGCTTCATCATCCCAATGTGCTAGCATTTTATGGTGTGGTGCAAGATGGACCTGGGGGAACATTAGCTACTGTGGCCGAGTACATGGTTGATGGTTCTCTTAGGCATGTGTTACTGAAGAAGGATAG GTATCTAGATCGTCGCAAGAGACTTCTAATAGCTATGGATGCTGCTTTTGGAATGGAATATCTGCACTCGAAGAATATTGTGCATTTTGATTTGAAATGTGACAACCTGCTTGTCAACTTGAAAGATCCCCAAAGACCAATCTGCAAG GTTGGTGATTTTGGCCTGTCAAAAATTAAACGAAACACTTTGGTTTCTGGAGGTGTGCGTGGGACTCTCCCATGGATGGCACCAGAACTGCTAAATGGTGGCAGCAACAAGGTCTCAGATAAG GTTGATGTTTTCTCCTTCGGGATCGTCCTATGGGAGATTCTCACTGGTGAGGAGCCATACGCCAACATGCATTATGGTGCAATCATAG GTGGAATTGTAAATAACAGTTTGAGACCAACCATTCCAAAATTCTGTGACCCAGAATGGAAAAGACTAATGGAGCAGTGTTGGTCCCCTAATCCAGCAGCCAGGCCTTCCTTCACAGAAATCGCTGGTCGTTTGCGCATAATGTCAActgcagcagcagcagcagccaGCCAAACCAAAGGCCATACACACAAGACACCAAAGCAATAA